Proteins from a single region of Cupriavidus sp. MP-37:
- a CDS encoding MFS transporter, protein MASAHSTVTAPASGRLPLALYALTAGSFGIGCAEFVIMGLLLQVAADLQVTIAAAGMLVSGYALGVFAGAPVLTLLTRRMPRKAVLLALMVIYTVGNAACALAPDYTTLMIARVLTSLTHGTFFGVGAVVATGLVPEHRRASAISVMFSGLTLATLLGMPAGAWLGLHLGWRSTFWAMTLVGLLSLAVIALLVQKSQDHGARVALRDELATIGRPQVLLGLSMTVLQSMGIFAVITYVQPLLTRVSGFGEAAVSPILLLFGAGMIVGNVLGGRFADRAPTRAVLATLAALTLVLAAMTLAIHSQVLVVAFVGILGVAAFATVSPLQLRVLRHARGAGENLASSFNIAAFNLGNGLGAWLGGVVVDHGPGLTALPWVAALAPMAALAVAWLSVKLEQGARTRAPMAQACP, encoded by the coding sequence ATGGCTTCCGCTCATTCCACCGTTACCGCCCCTGCCAGCGGCCGCTTGCCGCTGGCGCTGTACGCGCTGACCGCCGGCTCCTTCGGCATCGGCTGCGCCGAATTCGTGATCATGGGCCTGCTGCTGCAGGTTGCCGCCGACCTGCAGGTGACCATCGCCGCCGCCGGCATGCTGGTCTCCGGCTACGCGCTGGGCGTGTTCGCCGGCGCGCCGGTGCTGACGCTGCTGACGCGCCGCATGCCGCGCAAGGCGGTGCTGCTGGCGCTGATGGTGATCTATACCGTCGGCAACGCCGCCTGCGCGCTGGCGCCCGACTACACCACGCTGATGATCGCGCGCGTGCTGACCTCGCTCACGCATGGCACCTTCTTCGGCGTCGGCGCGGTGGTCGCCACCGGGCTGGTGCCGGAACACCGCCGTGCCTCGGCGATTTCGGTGATGTTCTCGGGCCTGACCCTGGCCACGCTGCTGGGCATGCCCGCCGGCGCCTGGCTGGGCCTGCACCTGGGCTGGCGCTCGACCTTCTGGGCGATGACGCTGGTCGGCCTGCTGTCGCTGGCGGTGATCGCGCTGCTGGTGCAGAAAAGCCAGGACCACGGCGCGCGCGTGGCGCTGCGCGACGAGCTGGCCACCATCGGCCGCCCGCAGGTGCTGCTGGGGCTGTCGATGACGGTGCTGCAGTCGATGGGCATCTTCGCCGTGATCACCTACGTGCAGCCGCTGCTGACGCGCGTGTCCGGCTTTGGCGAGGCGGCGGTGTCGCCGATCCTGCTGCTGTTCGGTGCCGGCATGATCGTCGGCAACGTGCTGGGCGGGCGCTTTGCCGACCGCGCGCCGACGCGCGCGGTGCTGGCCACGCTGGCGGCGCTGACGCTGGTGCTGGCGGCGATGACGCTGGCCATCCACAGCCAGGTGCTGGTGGTGGCCTTCGTCGGCATCCTGGGCGTCGCGGCCTTTGCCACGGTGTCGCCGCTGCAGCTGCGCGTGCTGCGCCACGCCCGCGGCGCCGGCGAAAACCTGGCATCGAGCTTCAATATCGCCGCGTTCAACCTGGGCAATGGCCTGGGTGCGTGGCTGGGCGGGGTGGTGGTCGACCACGGGCCGGGGCTCACGGCACTGCCCTGGGTTGCAGCACTGGCGCCGATGGCGGCGCTGGCGGTGGCGTGGCTGAGCGTGAAGCTGGAACAAGGCGCCCGCACGCGCGCGCCGATGGCGCAGGCCTGCCCCTGA
- a CDS encoding LysR family transcriptional regulator, with product MDRIGDIGLFLRVLDLGSISAAARSLDLSVAVASQRLQRLERELGVRLLHRTTRQLHATPEGAVLAEQGRALVDDLEALGASLRQAGTGITGTLRVTTSSSFGRLYVSPLLPEFLARHPGVSLSVNLSDHVLDLVSAGFDLAIRIGALDDSALVARRLANNRRLLCASPDYLRRRGTPRTPQDLARHDCLLLVGSQGRQDVWRLGDGAGGEIAVRVRGRIEANTGELLSDAALAGFGIALHSAWHVCADLHAGRLVQVLPDYPLADTGIYAVMPQRRLVPPRVRAFVDFLAERFGENPPWERLRGG from the coding sequence ATGGACCGGATCGGCGATATCGGCCTGTTTCTGCGCGTGCTCGACCTGGGCTCGATCAGTGCCGCGGCACGCAGCCTGGACCTGTCGGTGGCGGTGGCCAGCCAGCGCCTGCAGCGGCTGGAGCGCGAGCTGGGCGTGCGCCTGCTGCATCGCACCACACGCCAGCTGCACGCCACCCCGGAGGGCGCCGTGCTGGCCGAACAGGGGCGCGCGCTGGTGGATGACCTGGAAGCGCTGGGCGCGTCGCTGCGGCAGGCCGGCACCGGCATTACCGGCACCTTGCGGGTGACGACGTCGTCGTCGTTCGGGCGGCTCTATGTCTCGCCGCTGCTGCCGGAATTCCTGGCGCGGCACCCGGGGGTATCGCTCAGCGTCAACCTGAGCGACCACGTGCTGGACCTCGTCAGCGCCGGCTTTGACCTGGCGATCCGCATCGGCGCGCTCGACGATTCGGCGCTGGTCGCGCGCCGGCTCGCCAACAACCGGCGCCTGCTGTGCGCGTCGCCGGATTACCTGCGCCGGCGCGGCACGCCGCGCACGCCGCAAGACCTGGCACGGCACGATTGCCTGCTGCTGGTCGGCAGCCAGGGACGGCAGGACGTGTGGCGGCTGGGCGATGGCGCCGGCGGCGAAATTGCCGTGCGCGTGCGCGGCCGGATCGAGGCCAACACCGGCGAGCTGCTGTCCGACGCGGCGCTGGCCGGCTTCGGCATCGCACTGCATTCGGCCTGGCATGTCTGCGCCGACCTGCACGCCGGCCGGCTGGTGCAGGTGCTGCCCGACTACCCGCTGGCTGACACCGGCATCTACGCGGTGATGCCGCAGCGGCGGCTGGTGCCGCCGCGCGTGCGCGCCTTTGTCGATTTCCTGGCCGAGCGCTTTGGCGAGAACCCGCCGTGGGAACGGCTGCGCGGCGGGTGA